The following proteins are co-located in the Clostridiales bacterium genome:
- a CDS encoding glycosyltransferase family 2 protein yields MLKLFDILLPKKEICMEESLYFRVSDSGSLAECFCCLEDHQISLNNGAQVTFDTYFNLFSFSKYLKYTVVDNIGVRLTLKGRFLIRLVGVYKGKDTASRVLVEKELDTQTPECIDLCYDFKDEQEEGFYYIELTAHSDEAVFYEGYYYSNPDESDLNQVSIAAAICTYKREDYVYRNLQTVKNYIDRNEDSPYKNNISFLIIDNGHTLDQSKIESEHVKVYRNKNYGGSGGFTRGIIEAYRERQRYTHVLLMDDDILFEPEILIKTVTFLITAKKHFRDLCIGGSMLRLDCPYLQHEAGGIWIGNEVDSVKPDLDLSNQEGLLLNELEEPIDFNGWWYSCFPLSLVEEKKLPLPLFIKMDDIEYGLRLGAPIVTLNGIGMWHDHFDNKFSPHLVYYLQRNKLIVNVLRFSKYGAISSIINFLYTVIKQIITQRYSMASYVFQAHLDFLKGVDFIVNLDEEQLNRRLMNQSIKQLADEQLLADENVFFEQEEYDRSVNKKLPWYERLLEVITLNGYLLPRMFYSKGSLPYTIVPMAGCSEVHFYKADKVLHYNLAERKGFVTKLDKRKLWTIGAKAIPVVIQLLLKYKKAAASYQTRVDEITSFEFWCKHLEIDPIESTAPPQTPDSPRST; encoded by the coding sequence ATGTTAAAGCTATTTGATATATTGCTGCCCAAAAAAGAAATCTGTATGGAAGAATCCCTATACTTCAGAGTATCAGATTCAGGCTCTCTTGCTGAGTGTTTTTGCTGTTTAGAAGATCATCAGATTTCTCTTAATAATGGAGCTCAGGTTACGTTTGATACATACTTTAATCTCTTCTCTTTTTCCAAATATTTAAAATACACAGTAGTTGACAATATTGGAGTCCGGTTGACTTTAAAGGGACGATTCCTTATCCGTCTTGTTGGTGTATATAAGGGCAAAGACACTGCCAGCAGGGTGCTGGTGGAAAAAGAGCTGGATACCCAGACTCCAGAATGTATTGATTTATGTTACGACTTCAAAGACGAACAGGAAGAAGGTTTTTACTATATTGAACTGACTGCCCATTCTGATGAAGCCGTTTTTTACGAGGGATACTATTACAGCAATCCAGACGAGTCGGATTTAAATCAGGTCTCGATTGCAGCTGCGATCTGTACCTATAAACGGGAGGATTACGTATATCGAAATCTTCAGACCGTTAAAAATTATATTGACAGGAATGAGGACTCCCCCTACAAGAATAACATCTCTTTTTTGATTATAGACAACGGACATACGCTGGATCAAAGTAAAATTGAAAGCGAGCATGTTAAGGTTTATCGAAATAAAAACTACGGAGGAAGCGGAGGCTTTACCCGTGGAATCATTGAGGCTTACCGTGAGCGGCAACGCTATACCCATGTGCTGTTAATGGATGATGATATTTTATTTGAGCCCGAGATTCTGATCAAAACAGTAACGTTTCTGATAACTGCGAAAAAGCACTTTCGTGATCTCTGCATTGGGGGAAGCATGCTAAGGTTGGATTGCCCTTATCTACAGCATGAAGCGGGCGGCATATGGATTGGCAATGAAGTTGACAGCGTAAAACCTGATCTGGATTTATCCAATCAAGAAGGATTACTGTTGAATGAACTTGAGGAACCGATTGATTTCAATGGCTGGTGGTATAGCTGTTTTCCGTTGTCCCTTGTGGAAGAAAAAAAGCTACCGTTGCCTCTCTTTATCAAAATGGATGATATTGAATATGGCTTAAGGCTGGGTGCTCCGATTGTTACACTAAATGGTATCGGTATGTGGCACGATCACTTTGATAATAAGTTCAGTCCACACTTGGTATATTATCTGCAAAGAAACAAGCTAATTGTAAATGTTTTACGATTTTCAAAATATGGGGCAATCTCAAGCATCATAAACTTTCTCTACACTGTAATCAAACAGATTATCACGCAGCGCTACTCCATGGCAAGCTATGTGTTTCAAGCTCACTTGGACTTCTTGAAAGGTGTAGATTTTATAGTAAATCTGGATGAAGAACAACTTAACCGTCGCTTGATGAATCAGTCCATCAAACAATTGGCGGATGAGCAGCTGCTGGCTGATGAAAATGTTTTTTTCGAACAGGAAGAATACGATCGAAGTGTGAATAAAAAACTACCATGGTATGAAAGACTACTCGAGGTGATTACCTTAAATGGGTATCTACTGCCAAGAATGTTTTATAGCAAAGGAAGCTTGCCATACACGATCGTACCAATGGCAGGGTGTTCGGAAGTTCATTTTTATAAAGCAGATAAAGTGCTCCATTACAACCTGGCGGAAAGAAAGGGCTTCGTGACAAAGCTTGATAAACGAAAGCTATGGACAATCGGAGCGAAAGCGATCCCTGTAGTAATACAGCTGCTTTTAAAATACAAAAAAGCAGCTGCGTCTTACCAAACACGAGTGGATGAAATAACTAGTTTTGAATTCTGGTGCAAACATTTGGAGATCGATCCGATTGAATCTACAGCCCCACCACAAACGCCTGATTCTCCTCGCTCAACGTAA